One segment of Cetobacterium sp. NK01 DNA contains the following:
- a CDS encoding alginate lyase family protein — protein MNYSFEKTNKKIIETCDLLCKNTFIFNHKWDMEVCKTPFTFSKNIIWNKIPFGDPEWTFMLNRHKFWIYLAKAHILTSDEKYLETFKFQVNSWIDSVDIFNEEYKNCARTIEIGIRCLNWIKSLNILKQSSVDIESIETKMVNSLISQSKVLIDIYDDFRTLSNWGVMQNCGLISLALNYKEKYPILNEYLDIALKRLEHQCKIQILPDGIHWEQSPMYQNEVLNCLLDISFDYKNLNLNIPNFILNSIKKMAYSNAYMKKPTHCQPMQGDSDETDLRDIITKSAYILNDGYLKYFGYENVDSESIWDIKKDNISKYQNIITKIPDSYSSALKESGNFYLRDSFEEDSNYLWFRCGSLGSGHGHGEHLHFDLVCKGENFISDPGRFTYVENNIDREFLRSCFAHNTTIVDNKPFSEFYGAWGITKSALTLNTYHSFNETFDYIEGGHLGYLSLENPVIVNRKILYLKNNLWIIIDEFLTEGSHEYSQLFNFEPDKHPIVKNNEVFIPGISTNLFMYWSDKNLSLNLKESIFSTEYNKKSSNYQLISNIKGNGNKTIFTVLSCDNIEVENIQVLRGDSSYVASCEAAAIKITLDSKTSFTIFNGMIDINNQKKSYLIDNILFYGKTGFIKKSGNDEVIEIIKY, from the coding sequence ATGAATTACTCTTTTGAAAAAACAAATAAAAAAATAATTGAAACTTGTGACTTGCTTTGCAAAAATACTTTTATTTTTAATCACAAATGGGATATGGAAGTTTGTAAAACTCCTTTCACTTTTTCTAAGAATATTATTTGGAACAAAATACCTTTTGGTGATCCTGAATGGACTTTTATGCTAAATCGTCATAAATTTTGGATTTATTTAGCTAAAGCTCATATTTTAACTTCTGATGAAAAATATTTAGAGACTTTTAAATTTCAAGTTAACTCTTGGATTGATAGTGTTGATATTTTTAATGAGGAATATAAAAATTGTGCAAGAACGATTGAAATAGGAATTAGATGCTTAAACTGGATAAAATCATTAAACATTTTAAAACAATCATCTGTCGATATAGAATCTATTGAAACAAAAATGGTTAATTCTCTTATTTCTCAAAGTAAAGTTTTAATTGATATTTATGATGATTTTAGAACTCTTAGTAACTGGGGAGTTATGCAAAATTGCGGTTTAATTTCTTTAGCTCTTAATTATAAAGAAAAATACCCTATATTAAATGAATACTTGGATATTGCTCTTAAAAGATTAGAACATCAGTGTAAAATACAAATTTTACCTGATGGCATCCACTGGGAACAATCTCCTATGTATCAAAACGAAGTCTTAAATTGTCTTTTAGATATTTCATTTGATTATAAAAATTTAAACTTAAATATACCTAATTTTATTTTAAATAGTATTAAAAAAATGGCTTATAGCAATGCTTATATGAAAAAACCTACTCATTGTCAACCTATGCAAGGTGATAGTGATGAAACAGATTTAAGAGATATTATTACAAAATCGGCCTATATATTAAACGATGGTTATCTTAAATATTTTGGTTATGAAAATGTTGATTCTGAGTCTATATGGGATATTAAAAAAGATAATATTTCAAAGTATCAAAATATTATAACTAAAATTCCTGATTCTTATTCTAGTGCCCTTAAAGAAAGCGGTAATTTCTATTTACGAGATTCTTTTGAGGAAGATAGTAACTACCTTTGGTTTAGGTGTGGGTCTTTAGGAAGTGGACATGGTCACGGAGAGCATTTACATTTTGATTTAGTTTGTAAAGGTGAAAACTTTATTAGTGATCCTGGTAGATTTACTTATGTTGAAAATAATATAGATCGTGAATTTTTAAGAAGTTGTTTTGCTCACAATACAACTATTGTTGATAATAAACCTTTTAGTGAATTTTATGGAGCTTGGGGAATAACTAAATCTGCTTTAACTCTCAATACTTATCACTCTTTTAATGAAACATTTGATTATATTGAAGGAGGTCATTTAGGATATCTCTCTCTAGAAAATCCTGTTATTGTAAATAGAAAAATTCTTTATTTAAAAAATAATCTATGGATTATTATTGATGAATTTTTAACTGAAGGTTCCCATGAATACTCTCAACTTTTTAATTTCGAGCCTGACAAACATCCAATTGTAAAAAATAATGAAGTATTTATTCCAGGGATTTCTACTAATTTATTTATGTATTGGTCTGATAAAAATTTAAGTTTAAATCTTAAAGAAAGTATTTTTTCTACTGAATACAATAAAAAATCAAGTAATTACCAACTTATATCTAATATAAAAGGCAATGGAAACAAAACTATTTTCACTGTTTTATCTTGTGATAATATTGAAGTTGAGAACATTCAAGTTTTAAGAGGTGATTCTAGCTATGTAGCATCTTGTGAAGCTGCAGCTATTAAAATAACTTTAGATAGTAAAACTTCTTTTACAATTTTTAATGGAATGATAGATATTAACAATCAGAAAAAAAGTTATTTAATTGATAATATATTATTTTATGGAAAAACTGGCTTTATAAAAAAATCTGGCAATGATGAAGTGATTGAAATTATTAAATATTAA
- the pfkB gene encoding 1-phosphofructokinase — protein sequence MILTITLNPAIDVRYKIDNFEINNVFRGNSHKTAGGKGLNVSRVLQLLGEKVEASGFLGGNSGEWISSKIQEDGIVDSFIKTNSETRTCIAILGNNTQTEILEPGQKVSQEDVNKFLEFFRENINKSETICISGSVPEGVQEDIYEVICELAKDKKVLLDTSGKFLINGIKGQPYLIKPNREELENLLGRELLSFDELLKGAKEIKNKGCKNLLLSLGKDGAIFINENDEVFKINIPKIKVKNPVGSGDSSIAGFAYGLNNGKSMNETLKLSMACGISNAMIEGTGIIDLDTVKDLLEKITIEKI from the coding sequence ATGATATTGACAATAACTTTGAATCCTGCAATTGATGTACGATATAAAATTGATAATTTTGAAATTAATAATGTATTTAGAGGCAATTCACATAAAACAGCTGGTGGAAAAGGTTTGAATGTATCTAGAGTGTTACAATTACTAGGTGAAAAAGTAGAAGCTAGTGGATTTTTAGGTGGAAATAGTGGAGAATGGATAAGTTCGAAAATACAAGAGGATGGAATTGTAGATAGTTTTATAAAGACAAATTCAGAAACAAGAACTTGTATTGCTATATTAGGTAATAATACTCAAACAGAAATATTGGAGCCTGGGCAAAAAGTATCACAAGAAGATGTAAATAAATTTTTAGAATTTTTTAGAGAAAATATAAATAAATCTGAAACTATTTGTATAAGTGGAAGCGTGCCTGAAGGAGTTCAAGAAGATATATATGAAGTAATTTGTGAATTAGCAAAAGATAAGAAGGTTCTTCTAGATACAAGTGGTAAATTTTTAATTAACGGTATTAAAGGGCAACCTTATTTAATAAAACCTAATAGAGAAGAGTTAGAAAATCTTTTAGGAAGAGAATTATTAAGTTTTGATGAGTTATTAAAAGGTGCTAAGGAAATAAAAAATAAGGGATGTAAAAATTTATTGCTTTCTCTAGGAAAAGATGGTGCTATATTTATAAATGAAAATGATGAAGTTTTTAAAATAAATATACCTAAAATTAAGGTTAAAAATCCTGTAGGAAGTGGAGATTCTAGTATAGCAGGTTTTGCGTATGGATTAAATAATGGAAAATCGATGAATGAAACTTTAAAATTATCAATGGCTTGTGGAATTTCTAACGCTATGATAGAAGGGACAGGAATTATAGATTTAGATACTGTAAAAGATTTATTAGAGAAAATAACAATAGAAAAGATTTAA
- a CDS encoding tagatose bisphosphate family class II aldolase produces the protein MLVSTHQMLLDAQKGGYAVPAFNIHNLETIQVVVDTANELKSPVILAATPSTVKYAGIEYLINMIETASNKYDIPIAFHLDHHEDIESIKKAILLGCKSVMIDASHHPFEENVNIVKEVVDFAHRYDVSVEAELGKLVGQEDDLIVDESESSYTDPKLAKEFVERTGVNSLAVAIGTAHGLYKNEPKLDYERLKEIKKVVDIPLVLHGASGVPFNSVRETITEGICKVNIATELKMPFAESLKEFFLKNPNESDPRKYLIPAKEAMKKVVVDKILMCKSDNKG, from the coding sequence ATGTTAGTTTCAACACATCAGATGTTATTAGATGCACAAAAAGGAGGGTATGCAGTACCAGCTTTTAATATTCATAATTTAGAAACAATTCAAGTAGTTGTAGATACAGCAAATGAATTAAAATCACCAGTTATTTTAGCCGCAACACCTAGTACAGTTAAATACGCAGGAATTGAATACTTGATAAATATGATTGAAACAGCAAGTAATAAATATGACATTCCAATTGCCTTTCACTTAGATCACCACGAAGATATAGAAAGCATAAAAAAAGCTATTCTTTTAGGATGCAAATCTGTAATGATTGATGCATCGCATCATCCATTTGAAGAAAATGTAAACATAGTAAAAGAAGTAGTAGATTTTGCTCATAGATACGATGTAAGTGTAGAAGCTGAATTAGGAAAATTAGTAGGACAAGAGGATGATTTAATAGTTGATGAGTCAGAATCTTCTTATACAGATCCTAAATTAGCAAAAGAGTTTGTAGAAAGAACAGGAGTGAATTCATTAGCAGTTGCTATAGGAACAGCTCATGGGTTATATAAAAATGAGCCTAAATTAGATTATGAAAGATTGAAAGAGATTAAAAAAGTTGTAGATATTCCTTTAGTTCTTCATGGAGCTTCTGGAGTTCCTTTTAACTCAGTAAGAGAAACAATAACAGAAGGAATATGTAAAGTTAATATAGCAACAGAGTTAAAAATGCCATTTGCAGAAAGTTTAAAGGAATTTTTCTTAAAAAATCCAAATGAAAGTGATCCTAGAAAATATTTAATTCCAGCAAAAGAAGCTATGAAAAAAGTGGTAGTAGATAAAATTTTAATGTGTAAAAGTGACAATAAAGGATAA
- a CDS encoding SIS domain-containing protein, whose product MKEFYTLKEIEQQKRLWLETIEVIKKNSLKIEEFLKNNNIEDRKVIFTGAGTSEFVGNSITPFLGGNVLSIATTDIVSNPENYLKKNEKVVLVSCARSGNSPESVATVKLADEIVEDICHIVITCNKDGKLAENKKSDLKSLVLLMPEESNDKGFAMTSSFTCMSLTGLLIFNLKCLEKIENIIKATVNEINDEQMKALIDTLIKLDVSRIVYLGSSCLKGVAEESALKCLELTAGNLSLHYNSPLGFRHGPKSIINDTTMIITMLSNNEYTRKYELDLLKEMYTENKKKILVTLDMKNSKEAKENSHYYFTFNSNRENIDEVFNMFGYIYFAQLFAFYKSLSYGINPDNPCPTGEVNRVVQGVIIYDYKGESKC is encoded by the coding sequence ATGAAAGAGTTTTATACTTTAAAGGAAATTGAGCAACAAAAGAGATTGTGGTTAGAAACAATTGAAGTAATTAAAAAAAATAGTTTAAAAATTGAAGAATTTTTAAAAAACAATAATATAGAAGATAGAAAAGTTATTTTTACAGGAGCTGGAACTTCAGAGTTTGTAGGAAATAGTATAACTCCATTTTTGGGAGGAAATGTACTTTCTATAGCAACAACAGATATTGTTTCAAATCCCGAAAACTATTTAAAAAAGAATGAAAAAGTAGTTTTAGTTTCATGCGCACGTTCAGGAAATAGTCCAGAAAGTGTTGCAACTGTAAAGTTAGCAGATGAAATAGTAGAAGATATTTGTCATATTGTTATAACTTGTAATAAAGATGGAAAATTAGCAGAAAATAAAAAAAGTGATTTAAAATCATTGGTTTTATTAATGCCAGAAGAATCTAATGATAAAGGATTTGCAATGACAAGTAGTTTTACATGTATGTCTTTAACAGGATTATTAATATTTAATTTAAAATGTTTAGAAAAAATTGAAAATATAATAAAAGCGACAGTGAATGAAATTAATGATGAGCAAATGAAAGCCTTAATTGACACATTAATAAAACTAGATGTATCAAGGATTGTATATTTAGGAAGCTCATGTTTAAAAGGAGTTGCAGAAGAGTCTGCATTGAAATGTTTAGAATTAACAGCTGGAAATTTAAGTTTACACTATAATTCTCCACTTGGTTTTAGACATGGACCAAAATCAATAATAAATGATACAACAATGATTATAACAATGTTATCAAATAATGAGTATACAAGAAAGTATGAGTTAGATTTATTAAAAGAGATGTATACTGAAAATAAAAAGAAAATATTAGTAACTTTAGATATGAAAAATTCAAAAGAAGCTAAAGAAAATTCTCATTATTACTTTACTTTTAATAGTAATAGAGAAAATATAGATGAAGTATTCAACATGTTTGGGTATATCTATTTTGCACAGCTATTTGCTTTTTATAAATCTTTAAGCTATGGAATTAATCCGGATAATCCATGCCCAACAGGAGAGGTAAATAGAGTGGTTCAAGGAGTAATTATATACGATTATAAGGGGGAGTCAAAATGTTAG
- a CDS encoding N-acetylglucosamine kinase, whose amino-acid sequence MVFFIGIDSGGTKTAVSVVDENKKEVLSFQRGTGHYLQIGFNGLEKLLVSIVEEVLEKLDIDKENIGYIFAGIPGYGEIKEDQKKIEEVAKKAWSRIKFQLGNDMKAGWAGSLGCLPGINIIAGTGAIGYGINELGEEARTSGWGHACGDEGSAYWIAKKGIEIFTKQSDGRYPKTALYEIMKKELNIKEDFELIDLIYNHYSLDRGKIAQLSTIVYKGAEANDSYCLEIFEEAAIEIGLMIRSIIGKIDFLEKPIKVSYVGGVFKASKYIFKDLKNYLKVNGINVEIIEPKYTPVYGSALYALKLWGENR is encoded by the coding sequence ATGGTATTTTTTATAGGAATTGATAGCGGAGGCACAAAAACAGCAGTTTCTGTAGTAGATGAAAATAAAAAAGAAGTTTTAAGTTTTCAAAGAGGGACAGGTCATTATTTACAAATAGGATTTAATGGATTAGAAAAATTATTAGTATCAATAGTAGAAGAGGTATTAGAAAAATTAGATATAGATAAAGAAAACATAGGATACATATTTGCAGGTATTCCTGGATATGGAGAAATAAAAGAGGATCAAAAAAAAATAGAAGAAGTTGCTAAAAAGGCATGGTCTAGAATAAAATTTCAATTGGGGAATGACATGAAAGCTGGTTGGGCAGGTTCTTTAGGATGTTTACCTGGTATAAATATAATTGCAGGAACAGGAGCAATAGGGTACGGAATAAATGAGTTAGGAGAAGAAGCTAGAACTAGTGGTTGGGGTCATGCTTGTGGAGACGAAGGTTCTGCATATTGGATTGCTAAAAAAGGAATAGAAATATTTACAAAGCAATCAGATGGAAGATATCCTAAAACAGCATTATATGAAATTATGAAAAAAGAACTTAATATAAAAGAAGATTTTGAACTAATTGATTTAATTTACAACCACTACTCTCTAGATAGAGGAAAAATAGCTCAACTTTCAACAATTGTTTATAAAGGAGCAGAAGCAAATGATTCATATTGTTTAGAAATATTTGAAGAGGCAGCAATAGAAATCGGACTTATGATAAGATCAATAATAGGAAAAATAGATTTTTTAGAGAAACCTATAAAAGTTTCTTATGTTGGTGGAGTATTTAAAGCTTCTAAATATATATTTAAAGATTTAAAAAATTATTTAAAAGTAAATGGCATTAATGTAGAAATAATTGAACCTAAATATACACCAGTTTATGGATCAGCACTATATGCATTAAAATTATGGGGGGAGAATAGATAG
- a CDS encoding GntR family transcriptional regulator yields the protein MIDKSSTTPLYLQLVNIILEQIKNGTYNEGAKIPSERELSETFNISRATVRQALSELEKQKDIYKIHGKGNFVSTNKINQELNGFYSFSDEMIKIGKIPGNKILNLILKEAGNIIAAKLNIKSNEKIFILNRVRLADGEALMYETTYLPHWRFKELYEKDIEENGLYNLMKNKYNVSISYAEESFSPCILSESDSLFLNAISGDCGMLLERYTFEKNNVIEYTKSIVKGNSFKYKVRLNNFN from the coding sequence GTGATTGATAAATCTTCTACAACACCCTTATATTTACAATTAGTAAATATAATTCTAGAACAAATTAAAAATGGTACGTACAACGAAGGTGCTAAAATTCCTTCGGAAAGAGAACTATCAGAAACTTTTAATATTAGCAGAGCTACTGTTCGTCAAGCTCTATCAGAACTTGAAAAGCAAAAGGACATCTATAAAATACATGGTAAAGGAAACTTTGTTTCAACTAATAAAATTAATCAAGAATTAAATGGATTTTACTCTTTTAGTGACGAAATGATTAAAATTGGTAAAATACCTGGAAATAAAATTTTAAACTTAATTCTTAAAGAAGCTGGAAATATTATTGCTGCTAAATTAAATATAAAATCAAACGAAAAAATATTTATTCTTAATAGAGTACGTTTAGCTGACGGCGAAGCACTAATGTATGAAACTACATATCTTCCTCATTGGAGATTTAAAGAACTCTATGAAAAAGATATTGAAGAAAATGGATTATATAATCTTATGAAGAATAAATATAATGTTTCTATATCGTATGCTGAAGAATCTTTTTCTCCTTGTATTTTAAGTGAAAGTGATAGTCTATTCTTAAATGCAATTTCAGGAGATTGTGGAATGTTATTAGAACGATATACTTTTGAAAAGAATAATGTTATAGAATATACAAAATCCATTGTAAAAGGAAATAGTTTTAAATATAAAGTTCGTTTAAATAATTTTAATTAA
- a CDS encoding sugar porter family MFS transporter: MKSKNIYLVASIVGMAGFIFVYDSANLGGSVKYIQPHFNLLSNQIGILVAISLIGNFFGSLSAGYFADKIGRKLTMIYGVIIGIIGLLFASLAPVVNIFYIGRIIFGFSIGLIFVAAPMYITEVAPASKRGRAGSIRQLLLAFGLILGYSIGFFFNYYFSLEWNIRIGWRILIFIEIALLIIMLISMLTLVESPRWLIIKGRVQEAKNSLEDFIESKERVDLVFSEMLTNNSPEIQGKKIKIQGGLIFALALCVIFPIFRQLSGVNAITYYAQKIFTEISSDTPNLAYFQSIFIGVSELLGAIFVVAFADKMGRKVLLLIGAAGMFFSEAFIAYSLYKTQVGVDLSYFIYIYNFFFTISAGAMLTVYISEVLPTVIRSKGSSLTGMINWIADASVIYTFPLLNANIYLTEKFHGSIPFIIFSLSMLLFFIVILFLPETKNKTLEEIADYWKTKGDWE; the protein is encoded by the coding sequence ATGAAAAGTAAGAATATCTATCTAGTTGCTTCTATTGTTGGAATGGCTGGATTTATTTTCGTATATGATTCCGCTAATTTAGGAGGATCTGTTAAATACATCCAGCCACATTTCAATTTACTTTCTAACCAAATTGGAATTCTTGTTGCTATATCTCTTATAGGAAATTTTTTCGGAAGTTTATCAGCAGGTTATTTTGCTGATAAGATTGGACGAAAACTTACAATGATTTACGGTGTAATTATAGGAATTATTGGCCTTTTATTTGCCTCATTAGCTCCTGTTGTAAATATTTTTTATATAGGTCGAATTATCTTTGGTTTTTCAATTGGTCTTATTTTTGTTGCAGCTCCAATGTATATAACTGAAGTAGCTCCAGCTTCTAAAAGAGGACGAGCCGGATCTATAAGACAATTATTGCTAGCATTTGGTCTTATTTTAGGATATAGTATCGGCTTCTTTTTTAATTACTACTTCTCCTTGGAATGGAATATTCGTATAGGATGGCGAATATTAATTTTTATTGAAATAGCTTTATTAATAATTATGCTCATTTCTATGTTAACTTTAGTCGAAAGTCCTCGTTGGTTAATAATTAAAGGTCGTGTTCAAGAAGCTAAAAATAGTCTAGAAGATTTTATCGAATCTAAAGAAAGAGTTGATTTAGTTTTTTCAGAAATGCTCACAAATAATTCTCCAGAAATCCAAGGTAAAAAAATAAAAATTCAAGGTGGTCTTATTTTTGCTTTAGCTCTTTGTGTTATATTCCCTATTTTTAGACAACTTTCAGGAGTTAATGCAATAACTTATTATGCTCAAAAAATATTTACAGAAATTTCAAGTGACACCCCTAATTTAGCTTATTTTCAAAGTATTTTTATAGGTGTTTCGGAGTTATTAGGAGCAATTTTTGTTGTTGCTTTTGCTGACAAAATGGGAAGAAAAGTTCTACTATTGATTGGAGCAGCTGGAATGTTTTTTTCAGAAGCTTTTATTGCCTACTCTCTTTATAAAACTCAAGTAGGAGTAGACCTATCTTATTTTATATATATTTATAATTTTTTCTTTACTATTTCAGCTGGAGCTATGCTAACAGTTTATATTTCAGAAGTTCTTCCTACTGTTATAAGATCAAAAGGAAGTTCTCTTACTGGAATGATTAACTGGATTGCTGATGCCAGTGTTATTTATACATTTCCATTATTAAATGCCAATATATATCTTACTGAAAAATTTCATGGTTCTATACCTTTTATAATTTTCTCTTTGTCTATGCTTTTATTTTTTATAGTGATTCTTTTCTTACCTGAAACAAAAAATAAAACACTTGAAGAGATTGCGGATTATTGGAAAACAAAAGGAGATTGGGAATAA
- a CDS encoding DsbA family protein — protein MKISIILDFVCPYCFVGEKILEKALKEKNLNPEFRFLPYELSPEPKPQPIVNEASKEYFQKNIVNWAKDENININFPTISPKPRTALAFEGIYVAEKYNKGIEYVRAVLEAYWLHNKDIGNVEILIEIADNLLIPKFEFADALLSGKFKAVHKKLNDEVSDLDFDVVPTFYINEKQLANFPRTTKEWLEILK, from the coding sequence ATGAAAATATCAATAATTTTAGATTTTGTATGCCCATATTGTTTTGTTGGAGAAAAGATTTTAGAAAAAGCTTTAAAAGAAAAAAATTTAAATCCTGAGTTTAGATTTTTACCATATGAACTTTCTCCAGAACCAAAGCCTCAACCTATAGTTAATGAAGCTAGTAAAGAATACTTTCAAAAAAATATAGTTAATTGGGCAAAAGATGAAAACATTAATATTAATTTCCCAACTATAAGCCCAAAACCTAGAACAGCATTAGCTTTTGAAGGAATATATGTAGCGGAAAAATATAATAAAGGTATTGAATATGTTAGAGCTGTCTTAGAAGCTTATTGGTTACATAATAAAGATATTGGTAATGTTGAAATATTAATTGAAATTGCTGATAATTTACTTATTCCAAAATTTGAGTTTGCAGACGCTTTATTATCTGGTAAATTTAAAGCAGTTCATAAAAAACTAAATGATGAAGTTTCTGATTTAGATTTTGATGTTGTTCCAACTTTTTATATCAATGAAAAACAATTAGCAAATTTTCCAAGAACTACAAAAGAGTGGCTAGAGATATTAAAATAA
- the ilvA gene encoding threonine ammonia-lyase yields the protein MDCNFTLEDILKANETIKDSLKRTPVVECPTLKEMTGNSVFFKLENLQKTGSFKLRGALNKIASLSPEERAAGVIASSAGNHAQGVALGAAAQGIKATIVMPATAPLAKIAATKSYGAEVILEGEVYDDAYRKACEIQKETGATFLHPFDDKFVMAGQGTIGLEILEDIPDVDVVLVPIGGGGIIGGIAKAIKSLRPEAKVIGIEAAHAASMAEAVTMKQICEISTKPTIADGIAVRKAGCEPFKIVQECVDEIVTVTEDEIAKAILFLMEKSKVVAEGAGATTVAAILAGKIKAENKKVCAVISGGNIDINLVERVLNKALILEGRRFAFSIELSDKVGEMAKVVAAICEMNANILSINQTMYSPNLGITSQEASFVLECFDKNHQEKIREKLTSMGYRMY from the coding sequence GTGGATTGTAATTTTACATTAGAAGATATATTAAAAGCTAATGAAACAATAAAAGACTCATTAAAAAGAACACCTGTAGTTGAGTGTCCAACTCTTAAAGAAATGACTGGAAATTCAGTTTTTTTCAAATTAGAAAATCTTCAAAAAACAGGATCGTTTAAATTAAGAGGAGCTTTAAATAAGATCGCAAGTCTTTCACCAGAAGAAAGAGCAGCAGGAGTAATAGCTTCTTCAGCAGGAAATCATGCTCAAGGAGTAGCTTTAGGAGCTGCTGCTCAAGGAATTAAAGCAACTATAGTAATGCCTGCAACAGCTCCTTTAGCAAAGATAGCAGCAACTAAATCATATGGTGCTGAAGTAATTTTAGAAGGTGAAGTATATGATGATGCTTATAGAAAAGCTTGTGAAATTCAAAAAGAAACAGGAGCCACTTTTTTACACCCTTTTGATGATAAATTTGTAATGGCAGGACAAGGAACAATAGGATTAGAGATTTTAGAAGATATACCTGATGTAGATGTAGTGTTAGTTCCAATCGGTGGAGGAGGAATTATTGGTGGAATAGCAAAAGCTATAAAATCATTAAGACCAGAAGCAAAAGTAATTGGAATAGAAGCAGCACATGCAGCATCTATGGCAGAAGCTGTAACAATGAAACAAATTTGTGAAATATCTACAAAACCTACAATTGCTGATGGAATTGCAGTTAGAAAAGCAGGATGTGAACCATTTAAAATAGTTCAAGAATGTGTAGATGAAATTGTGACTGTGACAGAAGATGAAATAGCAAAGGCAATTCTTTTTCTTATGGAAAAAAGTAAGGTTGTTGCTGAAGGAGCTGGTGCAACAACTGTAGCTGCAATTTTAGCAGGAAAAATTAAAGCTGAAAATAAAAAAGTTTGTGCTGTAATATCTGGTGGAAATATAGATATAAATCTAGTAGAAAGAGTATTAAATAAAGCACTTATACTAGAGGGAAGAAGATTTGCTTTTTCAATAGAACTTTCAGATAAAGTTGGTGAAATGGCAAAAGTAGTTGCAGCGATATGTGAAATGAATGCAAATATTTTAAGTATAAATCAAACTATGTATAGTCCAAATTTAGGCATAACTTCACAAGAGGCAAGTTTTGTTTTAGAATGTTTTGATAAAAATCATCAAGAAAAAATTAGAGAAAAATTAACATCTATGGGATATAGAATGTATTAA
- a CDS encoding DMT family transporter codes for MKKQHLGAGLVCLAATMWGFDGIVLTPRLYQLNVAYVVFVLHLLPLIGMSILFGKAEIKNIRNLSKEDLFFYFLIALFGGTLGTLSIVKALFLVNFNHLTVVTLLQKLQPVFAILLARLLLGERVGKNFIFWAIAAIMSGYLLTFQFTLPHFEAGDNMGLASLYAILAAFSFGSSTVFGKKILAHSTFRTALYTRYLFTSIITGLIVIVNGNLNWFLKTTPHQWMIFIIIGLTTGSGAVLLYYIGLRYIKANVATMCELCFPVSSIVFDYIFNGKLLSSVQFMSAGILLFTIYKITKNQKN; via the coding sequence ATAAAAAAACAGCATTTAGGTGCAGGATTAGTTTGTTTAGCCGCAACAATGTGGGGATTTGATGGAATAGTATTAACTCCTAGGCTATATCAATTGAATGTAGCGTATGTAGTTTTTGTACTACATCTTCTTCCTCTAATAGGAATGAGTATTTTATTTGGAAAAGCAGAAATTAAAAATATAAGAAATTTAAGTAAAGAGGACTTATTCTTTTATTTTTTAATAGCTTTATTTGGAGGAACTTTAGGAACTTTATCTATAGTTAAAGCTTTATTTTTAGTTAATTTTAATCATTTAACTGTAGTAACTTTATTACAAAAACTACAACCAGTATTTGCCATATTATTAGCAAGACTTTTATTAGGTGAAAGAGTTGGAAAGAATTTTATCTTTTGGGCAATAGCGGCAATTATGAGTGGATATTTATTAACATTTCAGTTTACACTGCCTCACTTTGAGGCTGGGGATAATATGGGCTTAGCAAGTTTATATGCTATTTTAGCGGCTTTTTCTTTTGGAAGTTCTACTGTATTTGGAAAGAAAATTCTAGCTCATTCTACTTTTAGAACCGCTTTATATACAAGATATCTTTTTACTTCAATAATAACGGGATTAATAGTTATCGTAAATGGAAATTTAAATTGGTTTTTAAAAACAACACCTCATCAATGGATGATTTTTATAATAATTGGATTGACAACTGGAAGTGGAGCAGTATTATTATATTATATAGGTCTTAGGTATATTAAAGCAAATGTTGCCACTATGTGTGAGTTATGTTTTCCAGTGTCGTCGATTGTCTTTGATTATATTTTTAATGGGAAACTACTATCCTCAGTTCAATTCATGAGTGCAGGAATATTGTTATTTACAATATACAAAATCACAAAAAATCAAAAAAATTAA